In the genome of Nocardia terpenica, one region contains:
- a CDS encoding acetyl/propionyl/methylcrotonyl-CoA carboxylase subunit alpha: protein MPSHASAQITKVLIANRGEIAVRVIRAAKDAGIASVAVYAEPDADAPFVKLADEAFALGGQTSAESYLVFDKILDAARKAGADAIHPGYGFLSENADFAQAVLDAGLIWIGPSPRSIRDLGDKVTARHIAERAQAPMAAGTKDPVQNAAEVVEFAKTYGVPVAIKAAFGGGGRGMKVAHTVEEIPELFESATREATAAFGRGECFVEQYLDKARHVEAQVLADQHGNVIVAGTRDCSLQRRFQKLVEEAPAPFLSDEVRAKIHESAKRICREAGYYGAGTVEYLVQGETVSFLEVNTRLQVEHPVTEETSGIDLVRWQFRIANGEELTITEDPTPRGHAIEFRINGEDAGRNFLPAPGPVTVYKEPTGPGVRVDSGVVAGSVIGGQFDSMLAKLIVTGETRTQALERARRALAEYEIEGLATVLPFHRHIVTNPAFIGDGTKFDVYTKWIETDWDNPIEPYTGGQPIEEDEDGGRQTVVVEVGGRRLEVSLPSQFTVGAGAAGAAGNGAGVIRKKPKPRKRGGSAAGAASGDAVTAPMQGTVVKVAVEEGQSVEAGDLIVVLEAMKMENPVNAHKAGVVTGLSVQAGAAITQGTVLAEIK from the coding sequence GTGCCCAGCCATGCCAGCGCGCAGATCACGAAGGTCCTGATTGCGAATCGGGGCGAGATCGCGGTGCGTGTGATCCGGGCCGCCAAGGATGCCGGTATCGCGAGTGTCGCGGTGTATGCGGAACCGGACGCGGATGCCCCGTTCGTCAAGCTCGCCGATGAGGCCTTCGCGCTCGGTGGCCAGACCTCGGCCGAGTCGTATCTGGTGTTCGACAAGATTTTGGACGCGGCCCGTAAGGCGGGCGCCGACGCCATTCACCCCGGATACGGATTCCTTTCCGAGAACGCCGATTTCGCGCAGGCGGTGCTGGACGCGGGGTTGATCTGGATCGGCCCGTCGCCGCGCTCGATTCGGGATCTGGGTGACAAGGTCACCGCGCGGCATATCGCCGAGCGGGCGCAGGCGCCGATGGCGGCGGGCACCAAGGATCCGGTGCAGAACGCGGCCGAGGTGGTCGAGTTCGCGAAGACCTACGGCGTCCCGGTGGCGATCAAGGCGGCGTTCGGTGGCGGTGGCCGCGGCATGAAGGTCGCCCACACCGTCGAGGAGATCCCGGAGCTGTTCGAGTCGGCCACCCGGGAGGCGACGGCGGCGTTCGGGCGGGGCGAGTGCTTCGTCGAGCAGTATCTGGACAAGGCTCGCCATGTCGAGGCGCAGGTGCTGGCCGATCAGCACGGCAACGTCATCGTCGCGGGCACCCGCGACTGCTCGCTGCAGCGCCGGTTCCAGAAGCTGGTGGAGGAGGCGCCCGCGCCGTTCCTGTCCGACGAGGTGCGCGCCAAGATCCACGAGTCGGCCAAGCGGATCTGCCGGGAGGCCGGGTATTACGGCGCGGGCACCGTCGAGTATCTGGTGCAGGGCGAGACGGTGTCGTTCCTCGAGGTGAACACCCGCCTGCAGGTCGAGCACCCGGTGACGGAGGAGACCTCGGGAATCGACCTGGTGCGCTGGCAGTTCCGCATCGCCAACGGCGAGGAGCTGACGATCACCGAGGACCCGACGCCGCGTGGTCACGCGATCGAGTTCCGCATCAACGGTGAGGACGCGGGCCGCAACTTCCTGCCCGCCCCCGGCCCGGTCACGGTCTACAAGGAGCCGACGGGTCCGGGCGTGCGCGTGGATTCGGGTGTGGTCGCGGGCAGCGTGATCGGCGGGCAGTTCGACTCGATGCTGGCCAAGCTGATCGTGACCGGCGAGACCCGCACCCAGGCGCTGGAGCGGGCGCGCCGCGCGCTGGCCGAGTACGAGATCGAGGGCCTGGCCACGGTGCTGCCGTTCCACCGGCACATCGTCACCAACCCCGCGTTCATCGGTGACGGCACCAAGTTCGATGTCTACACCAAGTGGATCGAAACCGATTGGGACAACCCGATCGAGCCCTACACCGGTGGCCAGCCCATCGAGGAGGACGAGGACGGCGGTCGGCAGACCGTGGTCGTCGAGGTCGGCGGCCGTCGCCTGGAGGTGTCGCTGCCCAGCCAGTTCACCGTCGGCGCGGGTGCCGCGGGCGCGGCCGGTAACGGCGCGGGCGTGATCCGCAAGAAGCCCAAGCCCCGCAAGCGCGGTGGCTCGGCCGCGGGCGCCGCGTCCGGCGACGCGGTCACCGCGCCCATGCAGGGCACGGTCGTGAAGGTCGCGGTCGAGGAGGGCCAGTCGGTCGAGGCCGGTGACCTGATCGTGGTGCTCGAGGCCATGAAGATGGAGAACCCGGTCAATGCCCACAAGGCCGGTGTCGTCACCGGTCTGTCGGTGCAGGCGGGCGCGGCCATCACCCAGGGCACCGTGCTGGCGGAGATCAAGTAG
- a CDS encoding serine/threonine-protein kinase translates to MFPPHGPRTAARRFGAYRLDRLIGRGSVGEVWLAHDTAADRTVALKILSVTAAEDPDYRRRFEREARIGADLDDPHIVPIHGFGEQDGRLFLDMAHIPGVDVSTRLRVGPLGVPAAVDLVAQVARALDAAHAAGLIHRDVKPGNIILHPSGFAYLIDFGIARAPNQTTITATGFTVGTLAYMAPERFTGHGDARSDIYALACVLYECLTALRPFGDTDPVRQLHAHLNEAPPSAHAIDPAVPAALDAVIARGMAKNPEDRYPSAGALAAAALAAVGMTQPIPRTPPILDGSGTRPTRALSAESPAPTRQLPPHAPESLLPSQTRSAEPPSPTRQLPPQAPESLLPSRIRSAEPPSPTRQLPPQAAASVPPVHRQAAEPRVPTRQLSAEYPSPTKRVSGQPAVTPSRASAAQPRPTLVATRLAGAGRVEAAVAEPDSAGRAFPTRVVAVAVAAAIAVFAVIAMVVALVTSGGGGQRNPARTPSVTVAPTRDSPAPAQHTTAPPQNPLTIPVPPGFDNTAPFQIPTGGMQIPAPAAHGHGRKPHEAKHSEQ, encoded by the coding sequence ATGTTTCCGCCGCACGGCCCCCGCACCGCCGCGCGGCGGTTCGGCGCCTACCGCCTGGACCGGCTCATCGGGCGCGGCTCGGTGGGCGAGGTGTGGCTGGCGCACGACACCGCCGCCGATCGCACGGTGGCCCTGAAGATCCTGTCCGTCACCGCGGCCGAGGATCCGGACTACCGGCGGCGGTTCGAGCGGGAGGCCCGGATCGGGGCGGACCTGGACGATCCGCACATCGTGCCGATCCACGGCTTCGGCGAACAGGACGGGCGCCTGTTCCTGGACATGGCGCATATTCCGGGGGTGGACGTGTCGACGCGGCTGCGGGTCGGCCCGCTGGGCGTGCCCGCGGCGGTCGACCTGGTGGCGCAGGTGGCGCGGGCGCTGGATGCCGCGCACGCGGCCGGGCTGATCCACCGGGATGTGAAGCCCGGCAACATCATCCTGCACCCCAGCGGCTTCGCGTATCTGATCGATTTCGGCATCGCCCGGGCGCCGAACCAAACCACCATCACCGCAACGGGTTTCACGGTGGGCACGCTGGCGTACATGGCGCCGGAACGGTTCACCGGCCACGGCGACGCCCGCTCCGACATCTACGCGCTGGCCTGCGTCCTGTACGAATGCCTCACCGCGCTGCGGCCTTTCGGCGACACCGACCCGGTGCGCCAGCTGCACGCCCACCTGAACGAGGCCCCGCCGAGCGCGCACGCCATCGACCCGGCGGTACCCGCGGCCCTCGACGCGGTGATCGCCCGCGGCATGGCCAAGAACCCCGAGGACCGCTACCCGAGCGCGGGCGCGCTGGCCGCCGCGGCCCTGGCGGCGGTCGGTATGACACAGCCGATTCCGCGCACCCCACCGATTCTGGACGGCTCCGGCACCCGGCCGACCCGAGCACTCTCGGCGGAATCACCCGCTCCGACAAGGCAACTACCGCCGCACGCACCGGAGTCGTTACTACCCTCCCAGACACGATCCGCGGAACCACCTTCTCCCACACGCCAACTACCACCGCAGGCACCGGAGTCATTACTACCCTCCCGGATACGGTCCGCGGAACCACCTTCTCCCACACGCCAACTACCACCGCAGGCAGCGGCATCGGTTCCGCCCGTCCACCGGCAGGCGGCGGAACCACGTGTGCCGACACGACAACTCTCGGCGGAGTATCCGTCGCCGACCAAGCGTGTCTCGGGACAGCCAGCGGTCACGCCGAGCCGAGCGTCTGCGGCGCAGCCCCGCCCGACGCTGGTGGCGACGCGCCTCGCCGGTGCCGGTCGGGTCGAAGCGGCGGTGGCGGAACCGGATTCGGCCGGTCGGGCGTTTCCGACGCGAGTGGTGGCAGTCGCCGTGGCCGCCGCGATCGCGGTGTTCGCCGTGATCGCGATGGTGGTGGCCCTGGTGACCAGCGGTGGTGGCGGGCAGCGGAATCCGGCACGCACGCCCTCCGTGACGGTGGCGCCCACCCGGGACAGTCCGGCTCCCGCGCAGCACACCACCGCCCCGCCGCAGAACCCGCTGACCATCCCGGTCCCGCCCGGCTTCGACAACACCGCGCCGTTCCAGATCCCCACGGGCGGAATGCAGATCCCGGCACCGGCCGCCCACGGGCACGGGCGCAAGCCGCACGAGGCAAAACACAGCGAGCAGTAG
- a CDS encoding DUF1707 SHOCT-like domain-containing protein — MAETPDVRIGTAEREEAMRRLSDHFTAGRLSVAEFDERSGFIAAAVTRGDLAKIFADLPEPVASPKVASTASQAPARPDQQGRPELRGAMMGLTVLGALVLFFTLHSWLWLLLIPAVGILVGAIQPGQHGGGPAHRRHQRMQRRRERRGRY, encoded by the coding sequence ATGGCTGAAACACCCGACGTCCGCATCGGCACCGCGGAGCGCGAGGAGGCCATGCGCCGATTGTCCGATCATTTCACCGCCGGTCGACTCTCGGTCGCCGAATTCGACGAGCGCAGCGGCTTCATCGCGGCCGCCGTCACCCGCGGCGATCTGGCCAAGATCTTCGCCGACCTGCCCGAGCCGGTGGCGTCGCCCAAGGTCGCCTCGACCGCCTCGCAGGCCCCGGCGCGGCCGGACCAGCAGGGCCGCCCCGAGCTACGCGGCGCCATGATGGGCCTGACCGTCCTCGGCGCGCTCGTCCTGTTCTTCACCCTGCACAGCTGGCTGTGGCTGCTGCTCATCCCCGCCGTCGGCATTCTGGTGGGCGCGATCCAGCCGGGCCAGCACGGCGGCGGCCCGGCCCATCGCCGCCACCAGCGCATGCAGCGCCGCCGCGAGCGGCGCGGGCGATACTGA
- a CDS encoding biotin--[acetyl-CoA-carboxylase] ligase encodes MQRPALDAELLRRSVAESPELSFFSRVDVVESTGSTNADLIAHAGDPDADRRVLIAEAQERGRGRHERSWVSPPRAQIAMSILVRLRGIDPAALGWLPLLTGVAVVDAVRATTGLDANLKWPNDVLIDGRKVAGILAEVASGAGSPAVVIGVGLNVDLTADELPVPHATSLALAGATEVDRTALAQSMLREFARYFTEWHTANWDVAGLAAQYRARCATIGTEVRAELPGGEVLTGVATGVDENGRLLIGDRAVSAGDVTHLRAG; translated from the coding sequence GTGCAGAGGCCAGCCTTGGATGCCGAACTGTTGCGGCGCAGCGTCGCCGAATCCCCGGAGCTGTCGTTCTTCTCCCGCGTCGACGTGGTGGAGTCCACCGGTTCCACCAATGCCGATCTGATCGCGCACGCGGGCGATCCGGACGCCGATCGCCGCGTGCTGATCGCCGAGGCCCAGGAGCGCGGCCGCGGCCGCCACGAGCGCAGCTGGGTGAGCCCGCCGCGGGCGCAGATCGCGATGTCGATCCTGGTGCGGCTGCGCGGCATCGACCCCGCGGCGCTGGGCTGGCTGCCGCTGCTGACCGGTGTCGCCGTGGTGGACGCGGTGCGCGCGACCACCGGCCTGGACGCGAACCTCAAGTGGCCCAACGACGTTCTCATCGACGGCCGCAAGGTGGCGGGCATCCTGGCCGAGGTGGCCTCCGGCGCGGGCTCGCCCGCCGTGGTGATCGGCGTCGGGCTCAATGTCGACCTGACCGCCGACGAACTGCCGGTGCCGCACGCGACCTCGCTGGCCCTGGCCGGTGCGACCGAGGTCGACCGCACCGCCCTGGCGCAGTCCATGCTGCGCGAATTCGCCCGCTACTTCACCGAATGGCACACGGCGAACTGGGATGTCGCGGGCTTGGCCGCGCAGTACCGCGCGCGCTGCGCCACCATCGGCACCGAGGTGCGCGCCGAGTTACCGGGTGGCGAGGTCCTGACCGGCGTCGCCACCGGCGTGGACGAGAACGGCCGCCTGCTGATCGGCGACCGCGCCGTCTCCGCCGGTGACGTGACGCATTTGCGCGCCGGGTAG
- a CDS encoding acyl-ACP desaturase, which produces MTRELTQLEILTELEPVAEQNLNRHLSMAKDWHPHDYVPWDEGRNFADLGGVAWDPSQSRLSEVAKIAMITNLLTEDNLPSYHREISENFSQEGAWGTWVGRWTAEENRHSIVIRDYLVVTRGVDPVALERARMIHMTNGVAAPAEWGGFLQNVAYVTFQELATRVSHRNTGKVCDDPIADRMLQRVAADENLHMIFYRSLCGAGLDLVPDQAIEAIVKVLTHFVMPGTGMPNWRRNGVTMAKHGIYDLRQHLEQVVEPVLENWNIFDRNDFGPRGEQAREELGRFLEKMERDVVKFEEQRDRMLAREAARAMASV; this is translated from the coding sequence GTGACCAGGGAACTTACCCAACTGGAAATCCTCACCGAACTCGAACCCGTCGCGGAGCAGAACCTGAACCGCCATCTGTCGATGGCCAAGGACTGGCATCCCCACGACTACGTGCCGTGGGACGAGGGCCGCAACTTCGCCGATCTCGGTGGTGTGGCCTGGGATCCGTCGCAGTCCAGGCTGAGCGAGGTCGCCAAGATCGCGATGATCACCAACCTGCTGACCGAGGACAATCTGCCCTCGTATCACCGGGAGATCTCCGAGAACTTCTCCCAGGAGGGCGCCTGGGGCACCTGGGTGGGCCGCTGGACCGCGGAGGAGAACCGGCATTCCATCGTCATCCGGGACTACCTGGTGGTGACCCGCGGCGTGGACCCGGTCGCGCTGGAGCGGGCCCGCATGATCCATATGACCAACGGCGTTGCGGCGCCGGCGGAATGGGGCGGATTCCTGCAGAACGTCGCGTACGTGACGTTCCAGGAGCTCGCGACCCGGGTCAGCCACCGCAACACCGGCAAGGTGTGCGACGACCCGATCGCCGACCGCATGCTGCAGCGCGTCGCGGCCGACGAGAACCTGCACATGATCTTCTACCGGTCGCTGTGCGGCGCCGGGCTGGACCTCGTGCCCGACCAGGCGATCGAGGCGATCGTCAAGGTGCTCACCCACTTCGTGATGCCCGGCACCGGCATGCCCAACTGGCGGCGCAACGGCGTCACCATGGCCAAGCACGGCATCTACGACCTGCGCCAGCACCTGGAGCAGGTGGTCGAGCCGGTGCTCGAGAACTGGAACATCTTCGACCGCAACGATTTCGGTCCGCGCGGGGAGCAGGCCCGCGAGGAACTGGGCCGGTTCCTGGAGAAGATGGAACGCGACGTCGTCAAATTCGAGGAGCAGCGCGACCGCATGCTCGCCCGGGAGGCCGCCCGGGCCATGGCGTCGGTCTGA
- a CDS encoding PH domain-containing protein: MGYPEELLAPDERLLLHRHPHWKMLFWPAVTFIVATALAGFAGGFAWRHLDGTGHDAALIAIAAAWAALVLWRGAAPVLRWKTTHFIVTDRRVLIREGVLTHTGIDIPMNRISSVQFRHGVFDRMLGTGTLIIDAASGDPLEYDDIPDVQKVHALLYHEVFDNQPYDRRGTGAPDYR, encoded by the coding sequence ATGGGTTATCCGGAGGAGCTGCTGGCACCCGACGAACGGTTGCTGCTGCATCGTCATCCGCACTGGAAGATGCTGTTCTGGCCCGCGGTCACCTTCATCGTGGCCACCGCGCTCGCCGGATTCGCCGGGGGATTCGCGTGGCGGCATCTGGACGGCACCGGTCACGACGCGGCCCTCATCGCCATCGCCGCGGCCTGGGCGGCCCTGGTGCTGTGGCGCGGCGCCGCGCCCGTACTGCGTTGGAAAACAACGCATTTCATTGTCACCGACCGCCGGGTGCTGATCCGCGAGGGCGTGCTCACCCACACCGGCATCGACATCCCGATGAACCGCATCTCCAGTGTGCAGTTCCGGCACGGCGTGTTCGACCGCATGCTCGGCACCGGCACCCTGATCATCGACGCCGCCTCGGGCGACCCCCTCGAATACGACGACATCCCGGACGTCCAGAAGGTGCACGCCCTGCTGTATCACGAGGTCTTCGACAACCAGCCCTACGACCGCCGCGGCACCGGCGCCCCGGACTACCGATGA
- a CDS encoding response regulator transcription factor, producing the protein MTAVLLAEDDEAIAAPLSRALGREGYSVTVENFGPAVLQRALEGDHDLLILDLGLPGMDGLEVCRQVRARGADLAVLMLTARTDEVDFVVGLDAGADDYVGKPFRLAELLARVRALLRRSGIGDEAVEIGGVRLEPQARRVLVNGHEVNLANKEYELLKVLIDRAGQVVPREIILREVWGDADLRGSKTLDMHMSWLRRKIGDEGPVAERRIVTVRGVGFRFNTD; encoded by the coding sequence GTGACCGCAGTACTGCTGGCCGAAGACGACGAGGCCATCGCCGCGCCGCTCTCTCGGGCCCTGGGCCGTGAGGGTTACTCGGTGACCGTGGAGAACTTCGGTCCCGCCGTGCTGCAGCGGGCCCTGGAGGGCGACCACGACCTGCTGATACTCGATCTCGGCCTACCGGGCATGGACGGGCTGGAGGTCTGCCGTCAGGTGCGGGCGCGCGGCGCCGATCTGGCGGTGCTGATGCTCACCGCCCGCACCGACGAGGTCGACTTCGTGGTCGGGCTGGACGCGGGCGCCGACGACTACGTGGGTAAGCCGTTCCGGCTCGCCGAGCTGCTGGCGCGGGTGCGAGCCCTGTTGCGGCGCAGCGGGATCGGGGACGAGGCGGTCGAGATCGGCGGCGTGCGGCTGGAGCCGCAGGCGCGCCGGGTGCTGGTCAACGGGCACGAGGTGAACCTGGCCAACAAGGAATACGAGCTGCTCAAGGTGCTCATCGACCGGGCCGGGCAGGTGGTGCCGCGGGAGATCATCCTGCGCGAGGTGTGGGGCGACGCCGACCTACGCGGGTCCAAGACGCTGGACATGCACATGTCCTGGCTGCGGCGCAAGATCGGTGACGAGGGACCGGTCGCCGAGAGGCGCATCGTCACGGTCCGGGGGGTCGGCTTCCGGTTCAACACCGACTGA
- a CDS encoding sensor histidine kinase produces MRRRILLSMLAALTLTTVVLGIPLAYTAWQWVADITRNDLRVRLDRMSVEIVAQERDDGLVHGTLDLRSVRPLIPPGGRLTIIYPTPEDAALRVDAGVSQVEDPVVESLTMGTSGSLRLEVPAAPMRSQQRQAVGAVALVALASLAAGAAVAVVTARRVADPLRDVAARAARLAMGDFRPDPRRHGITELDRVSDVLDSATVEIAGRLQREHALVADVSHQLRSRLTAVRLRLDELSAHTDPAVVHEAEEAMAQVDRLTAAIDELVRASRDEGAADRDPVPVVDELRAIVAEWRHPFSDSGRRLVLSGDPMLRAPVTGSRLREAVAVLVDNALTHGGGDCTVSVRTVYGGPDREPLVCVEVADEGIGVSDELAPHIFDRGFSGAGSTGVGLALARALIEADGGRLELQRRRPALFAIFLGKPSAGRVMNGVLTEPR; encoded by the coding sequence ATGCGGCGCCGAATACTGCTGTCGATGCTGGCCGCGCTGACCCTGACCACGGTCGTGCTCGGGATACCGCTGGCCTACACCGCCTGGCAGTGGGTGGCCGATATCACCCGCAACGATCTGCGGGTCCGGCTGGACCGGATGTCGGTCGAGATCGTCGCCCAGGAGCGCGACGACGGCCTGGTGCACGGCACCCTCGACCTGCGCTCGGTGCGGCCGCTGATTCCGCCGGGCGGGCGGCTGACCATCATCTATCCCACCCCCGAGGACGCCGCCCTGCGCGTGGACGCCGGGGTCTCGCAGGTCGAGGATCCGGTGGTGGAGTCGCTGACGATGGGCACCTCCGGTTCGCTGCGCCTCGAGGTCCCGGCCGCGCCGATGCGCTCCCAGCAGCGGCAGGCCGTCGGCGCGGTGGCGTTGGTGGCGTTGGCGTCGCTGGCGGCCGGTGCGGCGGTGGCGGTGGTGACCGCGCGGCGGGTGGCCGACCCGCTGCGGGACGTGGCCGCGCGCGCCGCCCGGCTGGCGATGGGCGACTTCCGGCCCGATCCGCGCCGGCACGGCATCACCGAACTCGACCGCGTCTCGGACGTGCTGGACTCGGCGACCGTCGAGATCGCGGGTCGGCTGCAGCGCGAGCACGCGCTGGTGGCCGACGTCTCCCATCAGCTGCGCAGCCGTCTGACCGCGGTGCGGCTGCGCCTGGACGAGCTGTCCGCGCACACCGACCCGGCGGTGGTGCACGAGGCCGAGGAGGCGATGGCCCAGGTCGACCGGCTGACCGCCGCCATCGACGAACTGGTGCGGGCCTCGCGGGACGAGGGCGCGGCCGACCGGGATCCGGTTCCCGTCGTCGACGAGCTGCGCGCGATCGTGGCCGAGTGGCGGCACCCGTTCTCCGACTCCGGGCGGCGGCTGGTGCTGTCGGGCGACCCGATGCTGCGCGCCCCGGTGACCGGATCGCGGCTGCGCGAGGCGGTGGCGGTGCTGGTCGACAACGCGCTCACGCACGGCGGCGGCGACTGCACGGTGTCGGTGCGCACGGTCTACGGCGGCCCGGATCGCGAGCCGCTGGTGTGCGTGGAGGTGGCCGACGAGGGCATCGGGGTCAGCGACGAACTCGCGCCGCACATCTTCGATCGCGGATTCTCCGGCGCCGGGTCGACCGGTGTGGGCCTGGCGCTGGCCCGGGCCCTCATCGAGGCCGACGGCGGCCGCCTGGAGCTGCAGCGCCGCCGCCCCGCCCTCTTCGCGATCTTCCTCGGCAAGCCCTCGGCGGGCCGGGTGATGAACGGCGTCCTCACCGAGCCGCGATGA
- a CDS encoding GtrA family protein: MSFVDDVVNVFPTSLRDLAYRHHELIKFAIVGATTFVIDSGIFYILKLTVLSPKPVTAKIISGVIAVIASYILNREWSFKGRGGRERHHEALLFFVVSGGGVILSFLPLWASRYVFHLEVPHVSLTVENITDFLSAFIIGNILQMVFRFWAMRRFVFPNEIDALVEEFEELYEEEEQLGSVE, from the coding sequence GTGTCATTCGTCGACGACGTGGTCAACGTCTTCCCCACATCGCTTCGGGACCTGGCGTATCGCCATCACGAACTGATCAAGTTCGCGATTGTCGGCGCGACCACGTTCGTCATCGACAGCGGCATCTTCTACATCCTGAAATTGACGGTGCTGTCGCCGAAACCGGTCACCGCCAAGATCATTTCCGGTGTCATCGCGGTCATCGCGTCCTACATCCTCAATCGGGAGTGGTCGTTCAAGGGCCGCGGCGGCCGCGAGCGCCATCACGAGGCGCTGCTGTTCTTCGTGGTCAGCGGCGGCGGCGTGATCCTGAGCTTCCTGCCGCTGTGGGCGTCGCGCTACGTGTTCCACCTCGAGGTGCCGCACGTGAGCCTGACGGTGGAGAACATCACCGACTTCCTCAGCGCCTTCATCATCGGAAACATTCTGCAGATGGTGTTCCGATTCTGGGCCATGCGCCGCTTCGTCTTCCCCAACGAAATCGACGCGCTGGTCGAGGAATTCGAGGAATTGTACGAAGAGGAAGAACAGTTGGGCTCTGTCGAATAG
- a CDS encoding 5-(carboxyamino)imidazole ribonucleotide synthase produces MTIWCDVSARSFDSAGMPTVTMIGGGQLARMTHQAAVALGQRLRVLAERPDDPAAQVTPEVVLGSHTDLAALRKAAVGSHAVTFDHEHVPTEHLAALVAEGVNVQPPPGALIYAQDKLAMRRKLSELGVPVPAFAPVESPADAAAFAAEHGPFVLKAVRGGYDGRGVWMLDGPAEAERVARDQLAHGVTLLAEQRVDLRRELSAMVARSPFGQAATWPVVETVQRDGQCAVVLAPAPDLPAALAAEAETLALRLAQELGVTGAMAVELFETRDGAILVNELAMRPHNSGHWGMDGAVTGQFEQHLRAVLDYPLGDTSPLAPVTVMANILGAAQAPAMSMDERLHHLFARLPEAKVHLYGKGERPNRKIGHINILGDDVAEVREKAERAAHWMSHAVWTDGWDPHE; encoded by the coding sequence ATGACAATATGGTGCGACGTGAGCGCACGTTCCTTCGATTCGGCGGGCATGCCGACCGTGACGATGATCGGCGGCGGCCAGCTGGCGCGGATGACGCATCAGGCGGCGGTCGCCCTGGGGCAGCGGCTGCGGGTGCTGGCCGAGCGCCCCGACGACCCGGCCGCGCAGGTGACCCCCGAGGTGGTGCTGGGATCGCACACCGATCTGGCCGCGCTGCGCAAGGCGGCCGTCGGATCGCACGCGGTCACCTTCGACCACGAGCACGTCCCGACCGAACACCTGGCGGCACTCGTCGCCGAGGGGGTCAATGTGCAGCCGCCGCCGGGCGCGCTGATCTACGCCCAGGACAAACTGGCCATGCGCCGCAAGCTGTCCGAGCTGGGCGTGCCGGTGCCCGCGTTCGCTCCGGTCGAATCGCCCGCCGACGCGGCGGCCTTCGCCGCCGAGCATGGCCCGTTCGTACTGAAGGCGGTGCGCGGCGGCTACGACGGCCGCGGCGTCTGGATGCTCGACGGTCCGGCCGAGGCCGAGCGCGTGGCGCGCGATCAGCTGGCGCACGGCGTGACGCTGCTGGCCGAGCAGCGGGTGGACCTGAGGCGCGAGCTGTCGGCGATGGTGGCGCGCTCCCCGTTCGGTCAGGCCGCGACCTGGCCGGTGGTCGAGACGGTGCAGCGCGACGGCCAGTGCGCGGTCGTGCTCGCGCCCGCCCCCGATCTGCCCGCCGCGCTGGCGGCCGAGGCGGAGACGCTGGCGCTGCGGCTGGCGCAGGAGCTGGGCGTCACCGGCGCGATGGCGGTGGAGCTGTTCGAAACCCGCGACGGCGCCATCCTGGTGAACGAGCTGGCGATGCGCCCGCACAACTCCGGTCACTGGGGCATGGACGGCGCGGTCACCGGCCAGTTCGAACAGCATCTGCGCGCGGTGCTGGACTATCCGCTCGGCGACACCAGCCCGCTGGCCCCGGTGACCGTGATGGCCAACATCCTCGGCGCCGCGCAGGCCCCGGCCATGTCGATGGACGAGCGGCTGCACCACCTGTTCGCCCGCCTGCCGGAGGCGAAGGTGCACCTGTACGGCAAGGGCGAGCGCCCGAATCGCAAGATCGGGCACATCAACATCCTCGGCGACGACGTGGCCGAGGTGCGCGAGAAGGCGGAGCGGGCGGCGCACTGGATGTCGCACGCGGTATGGACCGACGGATGGGATCCCCATGAGTGA
- the purE gene encoding 5-(carboxyamino)imidazole ribonucleotide mutase, whose amino-acid sequence MSEPVVGLIMGSDSDWPTMEAAAEALAEFGIRFEVGVVSAHRTPQRMLDYARAAAGRGIKVIIAGAGGAAHLPGMVASATALPVIGVPVPLKYLDGMDSLLSIVQMPAGVPVATVSIGGARNAGLLAVRILAAADPELRSRMEQFQADLEKLVLDKDDALRARLLG is encoded by the coding sequence ATGAGTGAACCGGTAGTTGGCCTGATCATGGGCAGCGACTCCGACTGGCCGACGATGGAGGCCGCGGCGGAGGCGCTGGCGGAGTTCGGGATTCGCTTCGAGGTCGGCGTCGTCTCCGCGCACCGCACCCCGCAGCGCATGCTCGACTACGCGCGCGCCGCCGCGGGCCGCGGCATCAAGGTGATCATCGCCGGTGCGGGCGGCGCCGCTCACCTGCCCGGCATGGTGGCCTCGGCGACCGCGCTGCCCGTCATCGGCGTCCCGGTCCCGCTGAAGTACCTCGACGGCATGGATTCGCTGCTGTCGATCGTCCAGATGCCCGCCGGCGTGCCCGTCGCCACCGTCTCCATCGGCGGTGCCCGCAACGCCGGTCTGCTGGCCGTGCGCATTCTGGCCGCCGCCGACCCCGAATTGCGTTCCCGCATGGAGCAATTCCAGGCCGACCTGGAAAAGCTGGTGCTGGACAAGGACGACGCGCTCCGGGCCCGACTGCTCGGGTGA